In the Burkholderia glumae LMG 2196 = ATCC 33617 genome, one interval contains:
- a CDS encoding class I adenylate-forming enzyme family protein has product MKFTSLLAREANWHLVVNGTRLRAEDLRARLRAARRALGPLEPHLLGRGCLIAVGFSGFDYFLFTLLASALGCRVVLCDPKMLSAALRQYRLDALAVVAPRSIACHGLPVVVLDPALAEAEAPGDDGFAWPRADVPRAQIVFMTSGTTSAPKLVVYDEAQLVENALAVGRYLEVRPGDGVLCMFPTHYMYGFSTIMSGLLAGATVWLERASLTAHEVLGYLGGGRIRFVPLIRSIAERVCDLAEATPGMRFDGIVVLNASDRIYAAQVRRLLALGACLWNNFGQTESGPRIFALPLTPADLPHVASYCFEGVLAPGRPIDPSICLSIVDAQGRPCAPGEPGHLLYRTPYAMQGYLQPDGSLRQFTPLESGDLVFRRDDGVVFWVGRRDETVKCNGRLINVSLLHQHFDAFDDIAKSYFLADPQTGALTVFVVPGRVPAGTEVDFKSRILSRYRAAFPLYPRIADVLFVDDLPVTSTGKISLRLLRESA; this is encoded by the coding sequence ATGAAGTTCACTTCGCTGCTGGCCCGGGAGGCGAACTGGCATCTCGTCGTGAACGGGACGCGCCTGAGGGCGGAAGACCTGCGCGCACGGCTGAGGGCCGCGCGCCGCGCGCTGGGCCCGCTGGAGCCGCACCTGCTCGGGCGCGGCTGTTTGATCGCGGTCGGCTTCTCGGGGTTCGACTACTTCCTGTTCACGCTGCTCGCCTCGGCACTCGGCTGCCGGGTCGTCCTGTGCGACCCGAAGATGCTGTCCGCCGCGCTGCGCCAGTACCGGCTGGATGCGCTCGCGGTGGTCGCGCCCCGGTCGATCGCGTGCCACGGGCTGCCGGTCGTCGTGCTCGACCCTGCGCTGGCCGAAGCGGAAGCGCCGGGGGACGACGGGTTCGCGTGGCCGCGCGCCGACGTGCCACGCGCGCAGATCGTCTTCATGACGTCGGGCACCACGAGTGCGCCGAAGCTGGTCGTCTACGACGAAGCGCAGCTCGTCGAGAATGCGCTGGCGGTAGGCCGCTATCTGGAGGTGCGGCCCGGCGACGGCGTGCTCTGCATGTTCCCCACCCACTACATGTACGGCTTCTCGACGATCATGAGCGGCCTGCTGGCCGGCGCGACCGTCTGGCTCGAACGGGCGTCGCTGACCGCGCACGAGGTGCTCGGCTACCTGGGCGGCGGCCGGATCCGCTTCGTGCCTTTGATCCGCAGCATTGCCGAGCGCGTGTGTGATCTGGCCGAGGCGACGCCGGGCATGAGGTTCGACGGAATCGTCGTGCTCAACGCATCCGATCGCATCTATGCGGCACAGGTGCGCCGCCTGCTCGCGCTCGGCGCCTGCCTGTGGAACAACTTCGGCCAGACCGAGTCGGGGCCGCGGATCTTCGCGCTGCCGCTCACGCCAGCCGATCTGCCGCATGTCGCGTCGTACTGCTTCGAGGGAGTGCTCGCGCCGGGCCGCCCGATCGACCCGAGCATCTGCCTGTCGATCGTCGATGCGCAGGGCCGGCCGTGCGCACCCGGCGAACCCGGTCATCTGCTTTACCGCACGCCTTACGCGATGCAAGGCTATCTGCAGCCGGACGGCAGCCTGCGGCAGTTCACGCCGCTGGAATCCGGCGATCTCGTGTTCCGACGCGACGACGGCGTCGTGTTCTGGGTCGGCCGGCGCGACGAGACGGTCAAGTGCAACGGCCGGCTAATCAACGTCAGCCTGCTGCACCAGCATTTCGATGCGTTCGACGACATCGCGAAAAGCTATTTCCTCGCCGATCCGCAGACCGGCGCGCTGACGGTGTTCGTCGTGCCGGGCCGGGTGCCGGCTGGTACCGAAGTGGATTTCAAGTCGCGCATCCTGAGCCGCTACCGGGCCGCGTTCCCGCTGTATCCGCGCATCGCCGACGTGCTGTTTGTCGACGATCTTCCGGTCACCAGCACCGGAAAGATCTCATTGCGTCTGTTGCGCGAAAGCGCGTGA
- a CDS encoding beta-ketoacyl-[acyl-carrier-protein] synthase family protein produces the protein MKLRSDAIVISAFGAVTPLGGSYDELHAALREGRSGIRRIEKFDCSTYTTEHAGVPDEGNERVRWPSARRVGTEQLYGELAAARLLAQAPFVARDYAPERIGCLVGVDAPATDVQSALELVDKLKDEKSRDALIRVLVSHMRMSEFVSGDATAVFGAIHRHIPFSGCALAHVGLCSASLQAIGMGMLALRQGRIDAAIVGGVSGKVNPLNLARLESLDVISTDLKLDPRHRSRPFDTRRSGFVLAEGAVLFLIERESAVRARGDTPLGRVAGYGASLAAEHIVIPHLQSLEMRLAMQRALADAGCAPGDIDYINAHGTSTVLNDKHESEAIRAIFPMQPRIPVTANKSQHGHLIATAGAMEVLNTVIGLRERFIPATINLDEQAQECPVNVVRAPMPSHARRVLKNSFGMGGLAASLVLEGAAA, from the coding sequence ATGAAGCTGCGATCGGACGCAATCGTCATCAGCGCATTCGGCGCTGTCACACCACTCGGCGGCAGCTACGACGAACTGCATGCCGCGCTCCGCGAAGGCCGCTCCGGCATTCGCCGGATCGAGAAGTTCGATTGCTCGACCTACACGACCGAACACGCGGGCGTGCCCGACGAGGGCAACGAGCGCGTGCGCTGGCCTTCCGCGCGGCGGGTCGGCACCGAGCAGCTGTATGGCGAGCTCGCGGCGGCGCGGCTGCTCGCGCAGGCGCCGTTCGTTGCGCGCGACTACGCGCCGGAGCGCATCGGCTGCCTGGTCGGCGTCGACGCGCCGGCCACCGACGTGCAGAGCGCGCTCGAGCTCGTCGACAAGCTCAAGGATGAAAAATCACGCGACGCGCTGATTCGCGTGCTGGTTTCGCACATGCGGATGAGCGAGTTCGTGAGTGGCGATGCGACCGCCGTGTTCGGCGCGATTCATCGCCATATTCCGTTCAGCGGTTGCGCGCTCGCACACGTGGGCTTGTGCTCCGCGTCGCTGCAGGCGATCGGCATGGGCATGCTCGCGCTGCGTCAGGGGCGCATCGACGCGGCCATCGTCGGCGGCGTGTCGGGCAAGGTCAATCCGCTCAATCTCGCGCGGCTCGAATCGCTCGACGTGATCTCGACCGACCTGAAGCTCGACCCTCGGCACCGTTCGCGGCCGTTCGACACGCGCCGCTCCGGCTTCGTGCTCGCGGAAGGCGCGGTGCTGTTCCTGATCGAGCGCGAGTCGGCCGTCCGTGCCCGGGGCGATACGCCGCTTGGGCGGGTGGCCGGCTACGGAGCGAGCCTGGCCGCCGAGCACATCGTGATTCCCCACCTGCAGTCGCTCGAGATGCGGCTCGCGATGCAGCGCGCCCTCGCCGATGCGGGATGCGCGCCCGGCGATATCGACTACATCAACGCGCACGGGACGTCGACGGTGCTCAACGACAAGCACGAATCGGAGGCGATCCGCGCGATCTTCCCCATGCAGCCCCGGATTCCCGTTACCGCCAACAAATCGCAGCACGGGCACCTGATCGCGACGGCCGGCGCGATGGAGGTGCTGAACACCGTAATCGGACTGCGGGAACGCTTCATCCCGGCGACTATCAACCTCGACGAGCAGGCGCAGGAGTGCCCCGTGAACGTCGTCCGCGCGCCGATGCCCAGCCATGCGCGGCGCGTGCTCAAGAACTCGTTCGGCATGGGCGGTCTCGCGGCTTCGCTCGTGCTGGAAGGAGCGGCCGCATGA
- a CDS encoding beta-ketoacyl synthase N-terminal-like domain-containing protein: MSYITGLGIATAAFPDIASLLDVDFAARATLAPAAKPGDYVRGNLPFPLVQRMAREDRSLLNPSSRLALQVAAEAFDAASAGRPYTSEERERFAVFTGVEGEDATMAVLTPLHARHGLDACGYLGEVKADLNPLDMLRLLTTNALYQISKLFALRGEGYPLQRMSLTSLCALEEAHRQIEGGAIERAVIAAVGDMTSADNVAAFEKMGLLRTSSHPVGIVPAFGAVAAVVERTPRGGGRPCAQVLDVHSLYKPDTSVSSADWSRLFARFPDQGALGVPHVVLYQNGEPSLAKAERNAVLHAWPNAVMHAYKPYVGYTGRANNLIDLVLAIADPAIPIGAAVLVNGIGVSSGLGAILVRKLSGVGR, encoded by the coding sequence ATGTCGTACATCACCGGCCTGGGCATCGCGACGGCCGCTTTTCCCGACATCGCGTCGCTGCTGGACGTCGACTTCGCCGCGCGCGCGACGCTCGCGCCTGCCGCGAAGCCGGGCGACTACGTGCGCGGCAACCTGCCGTTTCCGCTCGTGCAGCGCATGGCGCGCGAGGATCGTTCGCTGCTCAATCCCAGTTCGCGTCTCGCGCTGCAGGTGGCCGCCGAGGCATTCGACGCCGCATCGGCCGGCCGGCCCTACACGAGCGAGGAGCGCGAGCGGTTCGCGGTATTCACGGGCGTCGAGGGCGAGGACGCGACGATGGCCGTGCTCACGCCGCTGCACGCGCGTCACGGCCTCGACGCCTGCGGCTACCTCGGCGAAGTCAAGGCCGACCTGAATCCACTGGATATGCTGCGTCTGCTGACCACCAACGCGCTGTACCAGATATCGAAACTGTTCGCGCTGCGTGGCGAAGGCTATCCGCTGCAACGAATGTCGTTGACCAGCCTGTGCGCGCTCGAGGAGGCGCACCGGCAGATCGAGGGCGGCGCGATCGAGCGCGCCGTCATCGCGGCCGTCGGCGACATGACCTCGGCCGACAACGTCGCGGCATTCGAGAAGATGGGCCTGTTGCGGACCAGCTCGCACCCGGTCGGCATCGTTCCCGCGTTCGGAGCCGTCGCCGCCGTCGTCGAGCGCACGCCGCGCGGCGGGGGCCGGCCCTGCGCGCAGGTGCTCGACGTTCATTCGCTTTACAAGCCGGACACCTCGGTGTCGAGTGCGGACTGGTCGCGGCTGTTCGCGCGGTTTCCCGACCAGGGCGCGCTTGGCGTGCCGCACGTCGTGCTCTATCAGAACGGCGAGCCGTCGCTGGCCAAGGCGGAGCGCAACGCCGTGCTGCATGCCTGGCCGAACGCCGTCATGCACGCTTACAAGCCGTATGTAGGCTATACCGGGCGGGCGAACAATCTGATCGACCTGGTTCTCGCGATCGCGGATCCGGCCATTCCGATCGGCGCGGCCGTGCTGGTCAACGGCATCGGCGTGTCGTCGGGCCTCGGTGCGATCCTGGTTCGCAAGCTGAGCGGGGTGGGGCGATGA
- a CDS encoding acyl carrier protein, translating to MKEDIKNIVAQILYLSGPEQVADSASLFRELNMSSIDYVDLCYELKDKVDKRISLENLWPFNRMLLDPQCHTGTEWTDAGWRQVCDVMSWNGHEKCSLQALYEHFTVNYIERRIAQFS from the coding sequence ATGAAGGAAGACATCAAGAACATCGTCGCGCAAATCCTCTATCTGAGCGGCCCCGAACAGGTGGCCGACTCCGCGTCGCTGTTCCGCGAGCTGAACATGAGCTCGATCGACTACGTCGATCTTTGCTACGAGCTCAAGGACAAGGTGGACAAGCGCATCAGCCTCGAAAACCTCTGGCCGTTCAACCGCATGCTGCTCGATCCGCAATGCCACACCGGCACCGAGTGGACCGATGCCGGCTGGCGGCAGGTATGCGACGTGATGAGCTGGAACGGCCACGAGAAATGCAGCCTGCAGGCGCTCTACGAGCACTTCACCGTGAACTACATCGAGCGCCGCATCGCGCAGTTCAGCTGA
- a CDS encoding SDR family NAD(P)-dependent oxidoreductase has protein sequence MTKLAIVTGGTRGIGRAIVDALIADGHAVYFTYRSNPELADALERAHDGAARGFRVDGGDWNAVQAFADHVNAEAAVEVLVNNAGINDDALLIGRPFSRYWETLRINLGATMAFCHAFGEGMQSRRRGAIVNVSSIAARKPKTGNGAYGASKAAIERFTKTLALEMARFGVRVNAVAPGFVRSDLFERFLAAQDAAAFYRQIPMRKILEPEQVARAVLLLANGALETTGSVVDLGNGENISG, from the coding sequence ATGACGAAGCTCGCCATCGTGACGGGCGGCACCCGCGGGATCGGGCGCGCGATCGTCGACGCGCTGATCGCCGACGGCCACGCCGTGTACTTCACCTACCGATCGAATCCGGAACTGGCCGACGCGCTGGAGCGCGCGCATGACGGCGCGGCGCGCGGCTTTCGGGTCGACGGCGGCGACTGGAACGCCGTGCAGGCGTTCGCCGACCACGTCAATGCCGAAGCGGCCGTCGAGGTGCTCGTGAACAACGCGGGCATCAACGACGACGCGCTGCTGATCGGCCGTCCGTTTTCGCGCTACTGGGAAACGCTGCGGATCAACCTCGGCGCGACCATGGCGTTCTGCCACGCGTTCGGCGAAGGCATGCAGTCGCGCCGGCGAGGCGCGATCGTCAACGTGTCGTCGATCGCTGCGCGCAAGCCCAAGACCGGCAACGGCGCATACGGTGCGTCGAAGGCGGCGATCGAGCGCTTCACCAAAACGCTGGCACTCGAGATGGCGCGCTTCGGCGTGCGCGTCAACGCGGTCGCGCCGGGGTTCGTGCGCTCCGACCTGTTCGAGCGCTTTCTCGCTGCGCAGGACGCGGCGGCGTTCTACCGCCAGATTCCGATGCGCAAGATCCTCGAGCCCGAGCAGGTTGCGCGCGCGGTCCTGCTGCTCGCGAACGGCGCGCTCGAAACGACCGGCAGCGTCGTCGATCTCGGCAATGGCGAGAACATCAGTGGCTGA
- a CDS encoding hotdog fold domain-containing protein: MMPATALPAAAIRGDQFGVIEVAQAAPLFDEHFEQFPVLPGSFSLSLAIAMLFDALGIAARRPVPALTLRKVSFICPVRPGERLTARLRRLQQDGTRTTAHVELRDANGRGVMDGILSWEHDA; the protein is encoded by the coding sequence ATGATGCCCGCCACCGCACTGCCGGCGGCGGCGATCCGCGGCGATCAGTTCGGCGTGATCGAGGTGGCGCAGGCCGCACCGCTCTTCGACGAGCACTTCGAGCAGTTTCCGGTGCTGCCCGGCTCGTTCAGCCTCAGCCTGGCGATCGCGATGCTGTTCGATGCGCTCGGCATCGCGGCACGCCGGCCGGTGCCGGCGCTGACGCTCCGCAAGGTCAGCTTCATTTGCCCGGTACGGCCGGGCGAGCGCCTGACCGCGCGGCTGCGGCGCTTGCAGCAGGACGGCACGCGCACCACCGCGCACGTCGAGCTGCGGGATGCAAACGGCCGGGGCGTGATGGACGGCATCCTCAGCTGGGAGCACGACGCATGA
- a CDS encoding ABC transporter ATP-binding protein: MLAASLSHVTKTYGTGPLAVAAAEDASLEIVSNRFTVLSGPSGSGKTTLLNLLGGIDRPTRGAITVAGERIDAMRENALADFRARHVGFVFQSFNLLPVFSAVENVEYPLTLLGVARARRRERALALLDAVGMGDKANRRPGQLSGGQQQRVAIARALVTEPALVLADEPTANLDSATGAAIIALMRTMQRERATSFVFSSHDPQVIAAADDVATISDGRVVATRPTALHEEACQ, from the coding sequence GTGTTGGCGGCCAGCTTGAGTCATGTCACGAAAACCTATGGAACCGGCCCGCTCGCGGTTGCCGCGGCCGAAGACGCCTCGCTCGAGATTGTCTCGAACCGCTTCACGGTGCTGTCAGGGCCGTCCGGTAGCGGCAAGACGACCTTGCTCAACCTGCTCGGCGGCATCGATCGCCCGACGCGCGGCGCGATCACGGTCGCGGGCGAGCGCATCGACGCGATGCGCGAGAATGCACTCGCCGATTTCCGCGCGCGGCACGTCGGCTTCGTGTTCCAGTCGTTCAACCTGCTGCCCGTGTTCAGCGCGGTCGAGAACGTCGAATATCCGCTGACCCTGCTGGGCGTCGCCCGCGCGCGGCGACGCGAACGGGCACTCGCGCTGCTCGACGCCGTCGGCATGGGCGACAAGGCGAATCGCCGGCCCGGCCAGTTGTCGGGCGGCCAGCAGCAGCGCGTGGCGATCGCGCGCGCGCTCGTCACCGAGCCGGCGCTGGTGCTGGCCGACGAACCGACGGCCAACCTGGACAGCGCGACGGGCGCGGCCATCATCGCGCTGATGCGCACCATGCAGCGCGAACGCGCGACCTCGTTCGTGTTTTCGTCGCACGACCCGCAGGTGATCGCGGCCGCGGACGATGTCGCGACGATCAGCGACGGGCGCGTCGTCGCGACCCGCCCGACCGCGCTGCACGAGGAGGCCTGCCAATGA
- a CDS encoding ABC transporter permease: protein MSVWVLAFRNLLRNRRRSSTTLLAMIVGLTAILLFGGYARNINYGLQTSYVRQGGHLQIQHRDYFLYGSGDPVSYGIDDYRKVMDTVRGDPELAREVTVVTPVLTVNGIAGNFAAGVSRTVSGSGIVVADQNRMRQWNDYGFADRATPLALTGSAANAVVIGTGVARVLRLCDALRVPACRDPVPAAPAGTSELPADIASLSQAEAAAKPKHGGGPARLELLTSNAYGAPNVADLSVIAAQKQGVKQIDDMFVQMRLAQAQQLVYGSGPSAKVTSIVVQLKHTADLPAARARIQTLLRTRLAGEPLEVLGFATLNPQYGQVTGMFGAIFGFIAILIATIVLFTVGNTMNMAVMERTHEIGTLRALGLRDAGIRRLFVCEGCLLGICGAAAGTVLALAAGVAINRAGLHWTPPGQTDPVALSVRVWGEFGMIARYALGVTVVATLSAWLPAHRAARLPIVEALRFA from the coding sequence ATGAGCGTCTGGGTGCTCGCCTTCCGCAACCTGTTGCGCAACCGCCGCCGCTCGTCCACCACGCTGCTGGCGATGATCGTCGGCCTGACCGCGATCCTGCTGTTCGGCGGCTATGCGCGCAACATCAATTACGGCCTCCAGACCAGCTACGTGCGCCAGGGCGGCCATCTGCAGATCCAGCACCGCGACTATTTCCTGTACGGCAGCGGCGACCCTGTCTCCTACGGGATCGACGACTACCGGAAGGTCATGGATACCGTGCGCGGCGATCCCGAGCTGGCGCGCGAGGTGACGGTGGTGACGCCGGTGCTGACCGTCAACGGCATCGCCGGCAACTTCGCGGCGGGCGTCTCGCGCACCGTCTCGGGCAGCGGGATCGTGGTGGCCGACCAGAACCGGATGCGCCAGTGGAACGACTATGGTTTCGCCGATCGCGCGACACCCCTCGCGCTGACCGGCAGCGCCGCGAATGCCGTGGTGATCGGCACCGGCGTCGCGCGCGTGCTGCGCCTGTGCGACGCGCTGCGGGTACCCGCATGCCGCGATCCGGTGCCGGCCGCCCCGGCCGGCACGTCGGAACTGCCTGCCGACATCGCCTCGCTGTCGCAGGCCGAGGCCGCCGCGAAGCCCAAGCACGGCGGCGGGCCCGCCCGCCTCGAACTGCTGACCTCGAATGCGTACGGCGCGCCGAACGTCGCCGATCTGTCGGTGATCGCGGCGCAGAAGCAAGGCGTCAAGCAGATCGACGACATGTTCGTGCAGATGCGTCTTGCGCAGGCGCAGCAGCTCGTCTACGGCAGCGGCCCGAGTGCGAAGGTGACGTCCATCGTCGTGCAGCTGAAGCACACGGCCGATCTGCCGGCCGCGCGCGCGCGCATCCAGACGCTGCTGCGCACCCGGCTCGCGGGCGAGCCGCTCGAGGTGCTCGGCTTCGCGACGCTGAATCCGCAGTACGGGCAGGTCACCGGTATGTTCGGCGCGATCTTCGGCTTCATCGCCATCTTGATCGCCACGATCGTGCTGTTCACGGTCGGCAACACGATGAACATGGCCGTGATGGAGCGCACCCACGAGATCGGCACGCTGCGCGCACTCGGTCTGCGCGACGCCGGCATTCGCCGGCTGTTCGTCTGCGAAGGGTGCCTGCTCGGCATCTGCGGCGCCGCCGCGGGCACCGTGCTCGCACTCGCGGCGGGAGTCGCGATCAACCGCGCCGGCCTGCACTGGACGCCGCCCGGGCAGACCGATCCGGTCGCCCTGTCGGTACGCGTATGGGGCGAGTTCGGGATGATCGCGCGCTACGCACTCGGCGTGACGGTGGTGGCGACGCTCTCGGCCTGGCTGCCCGCGCACCGTGCCGCCCGCCTGCCGATCGTCGAGGCCTTGCGCTTCGCCTGA
- a CDS encoding outer membrane lipoprotein-sorting protein has protein sequence MTFPIRIMRAAALLLALAASAAAASGPSAQQLLAQSDAVRNPDKPFGLTTTLLEFRNGQQTDAEVLKIYSKADPASGQFRTLVQFVAPARDANKLMLKNGNDLWFYDPSSQASVRISPQQRLLGQAANGDVVTVNWANDYDASLAGEENVLDGEHQTRSCYRLHLTARSPDVTYHAIDLWIASDTKRPVKARFFAASGSVLKIAYYRHYQEQLGAARPTETVIIDGLDPGWVTVMRYADYAWRDIPDAWLQRAYLSRFKAD, from the coding sequence ATGACATTCCCGATCCGGATCATGCGCGCCGCCGCGCTGCTGCTCGCGCTCGCCGCCAGCGCGGCCGCGGCGAGCGGCCCGTCGGCGCAGCAGCTGCTCGCCCAAAGCGACGCGGTGCGCAACCCCGACAAGCCATTCGGCCTGACGACGACGCTGCTCGAATTTCGCAACGGACAGCAGACGGACGCCGAGGTGCTGAAGATCTACTCCAAGGCCGATCCGGCAAGCGGCCAGTTCCGCACGCTGGTGCAGTTCGTCGCCCCGGCCCGCGACGCCAACAAGCTGATGCTGAAGAACGGCAACGATCTGTGGTTCTACGATCCGTCGAGCCAGGCAAGCGTCCGGATCTCACCGCAGCAGCGCCTGCTCGGCCAGGCCGCCAACGGAGACGTGGTGACCGTCAACTGGGCGAACGACTACGACGCGTCGCTCGCAGGCGAGGAGAATGTGCTGGACGGCGAGCACCAGACCCGGTCCTGCTACCGGCTGCACCTGACGGCACGCTCGCCGGATGTCACCTACCATGCGATCGACCTGTGGATCGCCAGCGACACGAAGCGGCCGGTCAAGGCGCGCTTCTTCGCGGCCAGCGGCAGCGTGCTGAAAATCGCGTACTACCGGCACTACCAGGAGCAACTGGGCGCGGCGCGGCCGACGGAAACCGTCATCATCGACGGGCTCGATCCGGGCTGGGTCACGGTGATGCGCTATGCCGACTACGCGTGGCGCGACATTCCGGATGCGTGGCTGCAGCGCGCGTACCTGTCCCGCTTCAAGGCCGACTAG